In a genomic window of Pirellulales bacterium:
- a CDS encoding VTT domain-containing protein, producing MIRWSVAVILVLLVPIIPFLSFGESLEARVGRWFDSSLSPVATAAIIVGVLASDVLLPIPSSFVSTLAGARLGLIGGALVVWLGMTLGAIIGFTLARVFGRPLAVRLSSVDDLRRMELLGEDRGPAILAVTRPLPVLAEASVLLLGVVGIPWRRFMPVVALANLGLAAAYAALGYYAGQEENLAVALLASIALPLLATMIARYWWPVAREVA from the coding sequence ATGATTCGTTGGTCGGTGGCCGTGATTCTGGTCTTGCTGGTGCCGATCATTCCATTCCTCAGCTTTGGCGAGTCGCTCGAGGCGCGCGTTGGCAGGTGGTTCGACTCTTCACTGTCACCAGTCGCTACTGCCGCGATTATCGTTGGCGTACTGGCCAGCGATGTGTTGCTGCCAATCCCTTCGAGCTTTGTCAGCACATTGGCTGGCGCGCGATTGGGACTGATCGGCGGGGCCCTCGTCGTCTGGCTAGGTATGACACTAGGCGCAATCATTGGGTTTACCCTGGCACGTGTATTCGGCCGGCCGCTGGCGGTGCGACTTTCGTCGGTCGATGATCTGCGCCGCATGGAGCTTTTGGGCGAAGACCGCGGGCCGGCGATCCTGGCCGTCACTCGTCCGCTGCCGGTGCTTGCCGAGGCCAGCGTGCTGTTGCTGGGGGTCGTTGGCATTCCCTGGCGGCGGTTCATGCCTGTCGTTGCACTGGCCAACCTCGGTTTAGCCGCCGCCTACGCGGCCTTGGGATATTATGCTGGGCAGGAAGAAAATCTGGCGGTTGCCTTATTGGCTTCGATCGCGCTGCCGCTGTTGGCCACGATGATCGCCCGTTATTGGTGGCCCGTCGCCCGCGAGGTTGCCTGA